From Halichoerus grypus chromosome 6, mHalGry1.hap1.1, whole genome shotgun sequence, one genomic window encodes:
- the CD9 gene encoding CD9 antigen isoform X1: MPVKGGTKCVKYLLFGFNFIFWLAGIAVLAVGLWLRFDSQTKSIFEQDSQPSSFYTGVYILIGAGALMMLVGFLGCCGAVQESQCMLGLFFGFLLVIFAIEIAAAIWGYSHKDEVIKEVQEFYKDTYNKLKSKDEPQRDTLKAIHYALNCCGLAGGVEQFISDICPQKDVLSTIAAKPCPEAIKEVFQNKFHIIGAVGIGIAVVMIFGMIFSMILCCAIRRSREMV; this comes from the exons CTTGCCGGCATTGCAGTCCTTGCCGTTGGACTATGGCTCCGATTCGACTCTCAGACCAAGAGCATCTTCGAGCAAGACAGTCAGCCTTCCAGCTTCTACACAG gAGTTTATATTCTGATTGGAGCCGGTGCCCTCATGATGCTGGTGGGTTTCCTGGGCTGCTGTGGGGCCGTGCAAGAGTCCCAGTGCATGCTGGGATTG TTCTTTGGCTTCCTCTTGGTGATATTTGCCATTGAGATAGCTGCGGCCATCTGGGGATATTCCCACAAAGATGAG GTGATTAAGGAAGTCCAGGAGTTTTACAAGGACACCTACAATAAGCTGAAGTCCAAGGACGAGCCCCAGCGGGACACCCTGAAAGCCATCCACTACGCG TTGAACTGCTGTGGTCTGGCTGGTGGAGTGGAACAGTTTATCTCCGACATCTGCCCCCAGAAGGATGTTCTGTCAACCATCGCAGCGAAG CCCTGCCCTGAGGCCATAAAAGAGGTCTTCCAGAACAAATTCCACATCATCGGCGCGGTGGGCATCGGGATTGCCGTGGTGATG ATATTTGGCATGATCTTCAGTATGATCCTGTGCTGTGCTATCCGCAGGAGCCGAGAGATGGTCTAG
- the CD9 gene encoding CD9 antigen isoform X3, whose amino-acid sequence MMLVGFLGCCGAVQESQCMLGLFFGFLLVIFAIEIAAAIWGYSHKDEVIKEVQEFYKDTYNKLKSKDEPQRDTLKAIHYALNCCGLAGGVEQFISDICPQKDVLSTIAAKPCPEAIKEVFQNKFHIIGAVGIGIAVVMIFGMIFSMILCCAIRRSREMV is encoded by the exons ATGATGCTGGTGGGTTTCCTGGGCTGCTGTGGGGCCGTGCAAGAGTCCCAGTGCATGCTGGGATTG TTCTTTGGCTTCCTCTTGGTGATATTTGCCATTGAGATAGCTGCGGCCATCTGGGGATATTCCCACAAAGATGAG GTGATTAAGGAAGTCCAGGAGTTTTACAAGGACACCTACAATAAGCTGAAGTCCAAGGACGAGCCCCAGCGGGACACCCTGAAAGCCATCCACTACGCG TTGAACTGCTGTGGTCTGGCTGGTGGAGTGGAACAGTTTATCTCCGACATCTGCCCCCAGAAGGATGTTCTGTCAACCATCGCAGCGAAG CCCTGCCCTGAGGCCATAAAAGAGGTCTTCCAGAACAAATTCCACATCATCGGCGCGGTGGGCATCGGGATTGCCGTGGTGATG ATATTTGGCATGATCTTCAGTATGATCCTGTGCTGTGCTATCCGCAGGAGCCGAGAGATGGTCTAG